The following proteins are co-located in the Corynebacterium aquilae DSM 44791 genome:
- a CDS encoding phage major capsid protein → MNLKEQRAAAMKAARDLQESYGDNMTADQLAEVKSALDRVDAIDLEIKEARERNAVVNRLKNLGGGDEAPKEKEAEAPARSLGEHFVKAAGENLVKQAAGNQMSIAAPEFSKNADDPAKTPANLVDGWGTTYERAIVNARRERLIVADLMGSANVTSANIKYLVEKANRIAEGAANTVKEGEKKPYIKFADFDIVSESLSKVAALTKLTDEMIADYGFVADWINNQLIYELSVLEEKQLLNGDGSNANLKGLLERDGVQTVEAASKDEWFDKIYEANAKIPLATNLTGDGLVINPADYQNLRLTKDGNGQYLAGGPFTGQYGNGGIMVDPPVWGLRTVVSNAVPKGTAVVGAFRQGATILRRGGLRVDSTNTNDKDFENNLVTLRAEERLGLMVPVPAAFVKVTLTE, encoded by the coding sequence ATGAACTTGAAGGAACAGCGCGCCGCGGCAATGAAGGCCGCACGCGACTTGCAGGAAAGCTACGGCGACAACATGACCGCGGATCAGCTCGCGGAGGTTAAATCCGCCCTGGATAGGGTGGACGCGATTGACCTTGAAATCAAGGAAGCGCGGGAGCGTAACGCGGTTGTTAACCGCTTGAAGAACCTTGGCGGCGGCGACGAAGCCCCGAAGGAGAAGGAAGCGGAAGCCCCGGCCCGTTCCCTTGGTGAGCACTTCGTGAAGGCCGCCGGCGAGAACCTGGTGAAGCAGGCCGCCGGAAACCAGATGAGCATTGCCGCCCCGGAGTTCAGCAAGAACGCGGACGATCCGGCAAAAACCCCGGCGAACCTGGTTGACGGTTGGGGAACCACCTACGAACGCGCCATTGTGAACGCTCGCCGGGAGCGCCTTATCGTTGCGGACCTTATGGGTTCCGCGAACGTGACTTCCGCGAACATCAAATACCTGGTGGAGAAGGCGAACCGCATTGCGGAGGGAGCCGCGAACACCGTGAAGGAGGGCGAGAAAAAGCCCTACATCAAATTTGCGGACTTCGATATTGTGTCCGAATCCCTGTCTAAGGTCGCGGCACTCACGAAGCTTACGGACGAAATGATTGCCGATTACGGCTTCGTGGCGGACTGGATTAACAATCAGCTGATCTACGAACTTTCCGTCCTTGAGGAAAAGCAGCTTCTTAACGGCGACGGTTCGAACGCGAACCTCAAGGGACTTCTTGAGCGCGACGGCGTGCAGACTGTGGAAGCCGCTTCTAAAGATGAGTGGTTCGACAAAATCTATGAAGCGAACGCGAAGATTCCGCTCGCAACGAACCTCACCGGCGACGGTCTTGTAATCAACCCGGCGGACTACCAGAACCTGCGACTCACCAAGGACGGCAACGGCCAGTACCTCGCCGGCGGCCCGTTCACCGGCCAATACGGCAACGGCGGAATTATGGTTGATCCGCCCGTGTGGGGCCTTCGAACCGTTGTGTCTAACGCAGTCCCGAAGGGCACCGCCGTTGTTGGCGCGTTCCGACAGGGCGCAACGATTCTCCGCCGTGGCGGCCTTCGTGTGGACAGCACCAACACCAACGACAAGGACTTCGAAAACAACCTTGTGACCTTGCGTGCGGAAGAACGACTTGGCCTTATGGTTCCCGTTCCCGCCGCGTTCGTGAAGGTCACTCTCACGGAGTGA
- a CDS encoding HK97 family phage prohead protease, whose protein sequence is MIHLVIGPPCSGKSSFVEQNAPPGVPRFDFDHIAATLAGVERGERDFNPDVTGLALAMRRAMTGYLLDPATPVADAWVVNTAPPPGILKAFAAIGAKLHVLDPGEDECVRRAMAEGRSAETIDNIRGWYKNPPEVEEITKGGTPMRTKNAHAKVKAVADGDTELGDGEFVAYASVFGNRDSYGDVMVAGAFANTLAEWEQRKETSGDVLPVLYGHDFGDPFSNIGTVLHAEEDEHGLKVRARLDLDNPKAAQVYRLMKDGRLTQMSFAFDVVKGAHAGDEPGDPFLISEVKLYEVSVVPIGANQATEILDVKQDRRLRLELPTKDAYTKADVLNLLRQMEAAGVEVHVTDNTVQHEPDSGEPVDETTANALKARFALLERNQE, encoded by the coding sequence ATGATTCATCTAGTTATTGGCCCCCCGTGCTCCGGCAAATCAAGCTTCGTTGAGCAGAACGCGCCGCCGGGCGTTCCCCGCTTCGACTTCGATCACATTGCCGCCACCCTCGCCGGCGTGGAGCGCGGGGAGCGGGACTTCAACCCGGACGTGACCGGCCTTGCGCTCGCCATGCGGCGCGCTATGACCGGCTACCTACTAGACCCGGCAACACCTGTCGCGGACGCGTGGGTAGTGAACACGGCTCCCCCGCCGGGGATTCTCAAGGCATTCGCCGCAATAGGCGCGAAGCTTCACGTCCTTGACCCGGGGGAGGACGAATGTGTTCGCCGGGCTATGGCGGAGGGCCGTTCGGCGGAAACGATTGACAACATTCGCGGGTGGTACAAGAACCCTCCCGAAGTTGAAGAAATTACGAAGGGAGGAACACCCATGAGAACAAAGAACGCACACGCGAAGGTGAAGGCCGTCGCGGACGGCGATACGGAGCTAGGGGACGGCGAGTTCGTCGCCTACGCGTCCGTGTTCGGAAATAGGGACAGCTACGGCGACGTGATGGTAGCCGGGGCCTTCGCGAACACTCTCGCGGAGTGGGAACAGCGTAAAGAAACTTCCGGCGACGTGCTCCCCGTGCTGTATGGGCATGACTTCGGAGATCCGTTTTCCAACATTGGAACGGTTCTTCACGCGGAAGAAGATGAACATGGACTTAAGGTTCGTGCCCGTCTTGATCTAGATAACCCGAAGGCCGCACAGGTCTACCGGCTTATGAAGGACGGGCGACTCACTCAAATGAGCTTCGCCTTCGACGTGGTGAAGGGCGCACACGCCGGCGACGAACCCGGCGACCCGTTCCTAATCTCCGAAGTGAAACTCTACGAAGTTTCCGTTGTGCCTATCGGCGCAAACCAGGCGACGGAAATCCTTGACGTGAAACAGGATCGCCGCCTTCGTCTAGAGCTCCCCACAAAGGACGCGTATACGAAGGCGGACGTTCTGAACCTGTTGCGGCAAATGGAAGCCGCCGGAGTGGAAGTTCACGTCACAGACAACACGGTTCAGCACGAACCGGACAGCGGGGAACCCGTTGACGAAACAACCGCGAACGCGTTGAAGGCGCGCTTCGCACTCCTAGAAAGGAATCAAGAATGA
- a CDS encoding RapZ C-terminal domain-containing protein has translation MILITSSAKGHATPADAVVDCGSLQPAPESLREFNGTHPHVADYVLNYHPGTIRWLTHIVRDVQRRACRSMGSAPLTVACVSPEGRNRAVAVADFLAERLAERGLETTVVHEGLGA, from the coding sequence ATGATTCTTATTACATCTAGCGCAAAAGGTCACGCCACCCCGGCGGACGCGGTTGTTGATTGCGGTTCGCTACAGCCCGCCCCGGAATCGCTTCGGGAGTTCAACGGCACACACCCCCACGTTGCGGATTATGTGCTCAACTACCACCCCGGAACGATTCGTTGGCTAACGCACATTGTGCGGGACGTGCAACGCCGCGCTTGCCGGTCTATGGGTAGCGCTCCCCTAACTGTCGCGTGTGTGTCCCCGGAGGGCCGTAACCGCGCCGTTGCTGTCGCGGACTTCCTCGCGGAACGTCTTGCGGAACGTGGACTTGAAACAACGGTAGTTCACGAAGGTTTGGGCGCATGA
- a CDS encoding phage portal protein — MGLLEKLGLRPATLEPPPADYLAAPIYGALADNVNNMSVEQLWREQPYLRTVTDFIARNIASVSLHAYKREADGGRTRLREGDLPRLLKRANSSQLMFDVIYSAVLDLCLYDECFLAVQDGPGTPEVLPIPPTWIQAKKWRDRWTLKSVIVADDNGQRVELPAERLIHLHGYAPGTFKRGTSPVDALKATLREQLNAARYRGQLWDKGPRISGVIERPQGANWDQVARQRFKQSWATVYASTGSGAGGTPVLEDGMTFKPMHLKANDEQFVDVAKLSLATVASVYHVNPTMVGLLDNANYSNVREFRKMLYGDSLGPLIKKLEDAFNVFLLPMIGAPSGVYVEFNLDEKLRASFEEKAAVTSAAVGAPWMTPNEARAMNNLTAIDGGDRLLRPLNMDNSGDERDTLPEVEGPK; from the coding sequence ATGGGATTGCTTGAAAAGTTGGGGCTTCGCCCTGCCACCCTTGAACCCCCGCCGGCGGATTATCTCGCCGCGCCTATTTATGGCGCACTCGCGGACAACGTCAACAACATGAGCGTTGAACAACTGTGGCGGGAACAGCCGTACTTGCGGACCGTCACGGACTTTATCGCCCGCAATATCGCTAGTGTGTCGCTGCACGCGTACAAGCGGGAAGCGGACGGGGGAAGAACACGCCTTCGCGAAGGCGACCTTCCCCGCCTGTTGAAGCGGGCTAATTCCTCGCAACTCATGTTCGACGTGATCTATTCAGCCGTTCTTGACCTGTGTCTTTATGACGAATGTTTCCTAGCGGTTCAAGACGGCCCCGGCACCCCGGAAGTTTTGCCTATTCCCCCTACATGGATTCAGGCGAAGAAGTGGCGGGATAGGTGGACGTTGAAATCCGTCATTGTCGCGGACGATAACGGGCAACGCGTGGAGCTTCCCGCGGAGCGCCTTATCCATCTTCACGGTTATGCGCCGGGCACGTTTAAGCGGGGGACTTCCCCGGTTGACGCGCTCAAGGCAACACTTCGCGAACAGTTGAACGCGGCTAGGTATCGCGGACAGTTGTGGGATAAGGGGCCGCGTATCTCCGGCGTGATTGAACGTCCGCAAGGCGCGAATTGGGATCAGGTAGCCCGGCAACGGTTTAAACAATCGTGGGCAACTGTTTACGCTTCGACCGGCTCCGGCGCGGGTGGCACACCCGTTCTTGAGGACGGCATGACGTTCAAGCCCATGCACCTTAAGGCTAACGACGAACAGTTCGTTGACGTGGCGAAGCTGTCGCTTGCGACTGTGGCGAGTGTGTATCACGTCAATCCGACAATGGTTGGCTTGCTGGATAACGCGAATTATTCGAACGTTCGTGAGTTCCGCAAGATGTTGTACGGCGATTCACTAGGCCCGTTGATTAAGAAGCTTGAGGACGCGTTCAACGTGTTCCTTCTTCCCATGATTGGCGCTCCCTCCGGCGTGTACGTGGAGTTCAACCTAGACGAAAAGCTCCGCGCAAGCTTCGAAGAAAAAGCCGCGGTGACTTCGGCGGCTGTTGGCGCTCCGTGGATGACTCCTAACGAAGCACGCGCCATGAATAACCTAACCGCGATTGACGGCGGGGATCGTCTTCTTCGCCCGTTGAACATGGATAACAGTGGCGACGAACGCGACACGCTTCCGGAAGTGGAGGGGCCTAAATGA
- a CDS encoding terminase — translation MSEPRKGNTEPRIFTPPLRELTPETSAGFAACEFARLIGVDLYPWQEWLLKHGLELTPEGEFRFKTVLVLVARQNGKTTVMKVLGLWRLFVYGAGEIVSTAQTLGVAVATLEEAFKLAAFNPVLRQFLKDNPRDDSGAFNGAWISRVNGANHFALKMAPVPEALDKLKSNLPTWRVAVNDRGGGRSLSADMVFLDELREHLTYEGWKAAVPTSIARPRSQVWGFSNAGDKRSVVLRDQRTKAIARIEAGNTADTQTALFEWSALPERDIHDVDGYAEANPSMGYGAISESTLRATAADTSDPDGFRTEHLCQWVEHTEQGKIHPGLWEKNIDEASAIAEDSPLAVGIDVAPDGTFTSIAVAGEREDGRTHVEVVAVRAGFRWVADWLNARRGSWFNGEVALQVKGAPSATLAPLLEDAGITVIPWQGSDMSKAVIGFYDSLREGTIHYLKQPALTESALGIRERRYGDLFFWDRGKSMADPSPLIAVNIAWWLLRYPPEDGFVSAYSAEDFDTPLEEVDSEDSGVLIV, via the coding sequence ATGAGTGAGCCGCGCAAGGGCAATACGGAACCGCGTATTTTTACGCCGCCACTTCGGGAACTCACCCCGGAGACTTCGGCGGGCTTCGCCGCGTGTGAGTTCGCTCGCCTTATCGGCGTGGACTTGTATCCCTGGCAAGAGTGGCTACTCAAGCACGGTTTAGAACTCACCCCGGAGGGGGAGTTCCGCTTCAAGACGGTGCTTGTGCTTGTGGCTAGGCAGAACGGCAAAACAACCGTGATGAAGGTCTTGGGCCTGTGGCGGTTGTTCGTTTATGGCGCGGGCGAAATTGTTTCAACCGCACAGACTCTAGGCGTGGCTGTTGCCACCCTTGAGGAAGCGTTCAAACTCGCCGCGTTCAATCCGGTGCTTCGTCAGTTCCTCAAGGACAATCCCCGCGACGATTCCGGCGCGTTCAACGGGGCATGGATTAGCCGCGTGAATGGCGCGAACCACTTCGCGTTGAAAATGGCCCCGGTTCCCGAAGCCCTAGACAAACTGAAAAGCAACCTCCCCACATGGCGCGTCGCGGTGAACGACCGTGGCGGCGGGCGCTCCCTATCGGCGGACATGGTGTTCCTAGACGAACTCCGTGAACATCTCACCTATGAAGGGTGGAAGGCCGCCGTTCCTACGTCGATTGCCCGGCCCCGCTCCCAGGTGTGGGGCTTTTCGAACGCGGGCGATAAACGCTCCGTTGTGCTCCGCGATCAACGCACGAAGGCAATCGCCCGCATTGAAGCCGGGAACACGGCGGACACTCAAACAGCCTTGTTTGAATGGTCAGCACTTCCGGAACGGGACATTCACGATGTTGACGGTTACGCGGAAGCTAACCCGTCAATGGGGTACGGGGCGATTAGCGAAAGCACGCTCCGCGCTACCGCGGCGGACACCTCCGACCCGGACGGATTCCGAACGGAACACCTATGTCAATGGGTGGAACACACGGAGCAAGGCAAGATTCACCCCGGCCTGTGGGAAAAGAACATAGATGAAGCGTCCGCCATTGCGGAGGACTCGCCCCTTGCCGTAGGCATTGACGTTGCCCCGGACGGCACTTTTACGTCTATCGCTGTTGCCGGTGAACGTGAGGACGGGCGCACACACGTTGAAGTGGTTGCGGTTCGCGCCGGTTTTAGGTGGGTTGCGGATTGGCTTAACGCTCGCCGTGGCTCATGGTTCAACGGGGAGGTTGCCCTACAGGTCAAGGGCGCGCCTTCGGCAACACTTGCCCCGCTTCTTGAGGACGCGGGAATCACGGTTATTCCGTGGCAAGGTTCCGACATGTCGAAGGCGGTTATCGGGTTTTATGACTCGCTTCGCGAAGGGACGATTCACTATCTCAAACAGCCGGCGTTGACGGAATCAGCGCTAGGCATTCGGGAACGTCGCTACGGCGACTTGTTCTTTTGGGATCGCGGGAAGTCTATGGCCGATCCTTCGCCGCTTATCGCCGTCAATATCGCGTGGTGGCTTCTCCGCTACCCGCCGGAGGACGGCTTCGTGAGCGCGTATTCGGCGGAGGACTTCGACACACCACTAGAGGAAGTGGACTCCGAAGATTCCGGAGTTCTTATCGTTTAA
- a CDS encoding terminase small subunit, whose amino-acid sequence MSDLDHVGHLETAVIESIEARGDAITPADNAAVVMARSIAQTIDETLEDYEADRAEKTKVMYLMPHLLKQLTVLGCTPEARGEIKQAAEESKAEARTASKQPANVIQLLRAASSNE is encoded by the coding sequence ATGAGCGATTTAGACCACGTTGGACACCTGGAAACAGCCGTCATTGAGTCCATCGAAGCCCGCGGGGACGCGATTACCCCGGCGGATAACGCGGCGGTAGTCATGGCGCGCTCAATCGCTCAAACCATTGACGAAACGCTTGAGGATTACGAAGCGGACAGGGCGGAAAAAACTAAGGTCATGTACCTTATGCCGCACCTTCTTAAACAGTTGACGGTGTTGGGTTGCACTCCGGAAGCTCGCGGCGAGATTAAACAGGCGGCGGAAGAATCGAAGGCGGAAGCCCGCACAGCTTCGAAGCAGCCGGCGAACGTGATCCAGCTTCTTCGCGCCGCTAGTAGCAATGAGTGA
- a CDS encoding HNH endonuclease: MPAAPNTNHPQQTGENTIPFTETHAAKQLRKQTRREYREQNLPCWLCAQPIDYLAPPNTPNALDIDHAISTKQRPDLELDPTNFRPAHVSCNRARKDNPPHPPLGQNSRRW; encoded by the coding sequence TTGCCCGCGGCCCCCAACACAAACCACCCCCAACAAACAGGGGAGAACACAATTCCATTCACCGAAACACACGCCGCAAAACAACTACGCAAACAAACACGCCGCGAATACCGCGAACAAAACCTCCCATGCTGGCTATGCGCCCAACCAATCGACTACCTAGCGCCACCAAACACCCCAAACGCGCTAGATATCGATCACGCAATCAGCACAAAACAGCGACCAGACCTAGAACTAGACCCCACAAACTTCCGGCCCGCGCACGTTTCATGCAACCGGGCGAGAAAAGACAACCCACCACACCCACCACTAGGGCAAAACTCCCGAAGATGGTGA
- a CDS encoding glutaredoxin family protein — protein sequence MTEPQPLTFTVFSTPHCQKCRATKQRLLRNNAPIIEETITPELADELRAKGITVAPYVQVHDASGDLLDEWGDLRLEKIAYWVGVLNGRSA from the coding sequence GTGACCGAACCACAGCCCCTAACCTTCACCGTGTTTAGCACCCCCCACTGCCAAAAATGCCGGGCTACTAAACAACGACTCCTTCGCAACAACGCCCCCATCATTGAGGAAACAATCACCCCGGAACTAGCGGACGAACTCCGCGCAAAAGGGATCACAGTCGCCCCCTACGTACAAGTACATGACGCGTCCGGCGACCTCCTAGACGAATGGGGCGACCTCCGCCTAGAAAAAATCGCCTACTGGGTGGGGGTGCTCAATGGTAGGAGCGCTTGA